The Methanobacterium alcaliphilum genome has a window encoding:
- the thiI gene encoding tRNA uracil 4-sulfurtransferase ThiI yields the protein MDYDLIIVRYGELGIKSPRVRRRFEKKLVSNIKNAFDCDIEVTQGRVFIEPKNYDDAMEWLTKIFGIVSFSPAISTVTDLDQIAETLDEYVDKLADDGIISSETSFAIRARRVGKHDFTSQELGAFAGAVVFRKIGSPVDLTNPDVEIFIEVRDDDTFIYHTKIQGPGGLPVGTQGKLVALLSGGIDSPVAAYMMMKRGCKIIAIHFDNEPFTNPESIEKVKKMADKLREYSSGVKFELKVVKYGEYLQACKEKAPEKLTCVLCKTGMYHTAEIIAQREGAMAIVDGSSMGQVASQTLPNLLATRHSVSMPILSPLIGMDKVEIENMAKEIGTYEISIIPDGGCSAVPRYPETKADIERVLDAQEAVDMDQKLKTVLESLKNI from the coding sequence TTGGATTATGATTTGATAATCGTTAGATATGGTGAATTGGGAATTAAAAGCCCCCGTGTAAGGCGTAGGTTTGAGAAGAAATTGGTATCCAATATCAAAAATGCTTTTGACTGTGATATTGAAGTAACGCAGGGTAGAGTTTTTATTGAACCAAAAAACTATGATGATGCAATGGAGTGGTTAACAAAGATATTTGGCATAGTATCATTTAGCCCTGCTATTTCTACAGTAACTGATTTAGACCAAATTGCAGAAACCTTGGACGAATATGTGGATAAATTAGCAGATGATGGAATCATTTCCTCTGAAACATCATTTGCTATTAGAGCACGTAGGGTAGGAAAACATGATTTCACTAGCCAAGAACTAGGAGCTTTTGCAGGGGCTGTGGTCTTTAGAAAAATAGGTTCTCCGGTGGATTTAACAAACCCTGACGTTGAAATTTTCATTGAAGTTCGAGACGATGATACTTTTATTTACCATACCAAAATCCAGGGACCTGGTGGCCTCCCAGTGGGAACACAAGGAAAATTAGTAGCCCTGCTTTCAGGAGGAATAGACTCTCCTGTGGCTGCTTATATGATGATGAAAAGAGGCTGCAAAATTATTGCTATTCACTTTGATAATGAACCATTTACTAATCCTGAATCAATTGAAAAAGTTAAAAAAATGGCAGATAAACTTCGAGAATATTCTTCAGGTGTAAAATTTGAACTAAAAGTAGTAAAATATGGGGAATATTTGCAGGCATGTAAAGAAAAAGCACCTGAAAAATTAACCTGCGTACTATGTAAAACCGGCATGTACCATACAGCAGAGATAATCGCTCAAAGAGAGGGTGCTATGGCCATAGTAGATGGAAGTAGTATGGGTCAGGTAGCATCTCAAACATTGCCCAATTTATTGGCCACCAGACATTCAGTATCTATGCCAATTTTAAGTCCATTGATTGGAATGGATAAGGTGGAGATTGAAAACATGGCTAAGGAGATAGGCACTTATGAAATATCTATTATTCCTGATGGAGGTTGTAGTGCAGTTCCTCGTTATCCTGAAACTAAGGCTGATATCGAAAGGGTTTTAGATGCACAAGAAGCAGTGGACATGGATCAAAAACTAAAAACTGTTTTAGAATCATTAAAAAATATCTGA